A portion of the Chloroflexota bacterium genome contains these proteins:
- a CDS encoding corrinoid protein — MIDFCLNKTRTRHVTDLFSPPTSGITRTNHWTNCSRLKRCNVFEAIYKSVVEGDAKKCVAEIKAALDAGADPAKVLNEGMIAAMAQVGCYFEQGEYYVPEMLVSARAMQEGLKLLKPRLVEADVKPVAKIVIGTVKGDLHDIGKNLVAMMLEGAGFEVIDLGVDVAPDKFVNAVRQHQPRFIGMSALLTTTMPMMVKTVDALKAAGLRNQVVVMIGGAPVTEQFAKQIGADLFAPDASSSANRAKTMLA; from the coding sequence TTTTGTCTCAACAAAACGCGTACCCGCCACGTCACCGATTTGTTTAGCCCGCCAACTTCTGGTATAACAAGGACAAATCATTGGACGAATTGTTCACGTCTAAAGAGGTGCAATGTGTTCGAAGCAATCTACAAGAGCGTAGTCGAAGGCGACGCGAAGAAATGCGTTGCCGAAATCAAAGCGGCGCTGGATGCCGGGGCAGACCCTGCCAAGGTTCTAAACGAGGGGATGATCGCGGCGATGGCGCAAGTCGGTTGTTACTTTGAGCAGGGCGAGTACTATGTGCCGGAGATGCTCGTCTCGGCGCGCGCCATGCAAGAGGGACTCAAGTTGCTCAAGCCGCGGCTCGTCGAGGCGGATGTCAAGCCGGTCGCCAAGATCGTCATCGGCACCGTCAAAGGCGATCTGCATGACATTGGCAAGAACCTGGTCGCGATGATGCTCGAAGGCGCGGGATTTGAGGTGATTGATCTCGGCGTGGACGTTGCGCCGGATAAATTCGTGAACGCGGTTCGCCAGCATCAACCGCGTTTCATCGGCATGAGCGCGCTGCTCACCACGACGATGCCGATGATGGTGAAGACGGTGGACGCGCTCAAAGCCGCCGGGTTGCGTAACCAGGTTGTCGTGATGATCGGTGGCGCGCCAGTGACGGAACAATTCGCTAAGCAAATCGGCGCTGATCTGTTTGCGCCAGACGCATCCTCGTCC